In Candidatus Mycalebacterium zealandia, one DNA window encodes the following:
- a CDS encoding glutamyl-tRNA reductase, with protein MSTVVVCGISHKTSPIEERERISFVGEMPLSAPLLSLVSKPAINECVIVSTCNRVEIYAVCENNSECFDKISEFLCEFNDTIQSDFIEKKFYFREGTDAVCHLHRVAAGMDSMVVGEPQILGQLKRAYETALENRTVGTVLNKLFQSSFATTKKIKNETGVGSHMVSVSSVAAKLARNIFGEIEKCSVMIVGTGEAAQDAAVQLAKRGAGQIRIAARNSIEAAKLASSLGAETLTLGEIGLWLRKTDIVISATGSAGYILKHGDLSDTMKLRKNKPVSLIDIAFPRDIDPKVRNIEGVFLYDMDDLRNIIDNNLDSMRKSLDRAEEMIKNAGEKFVFWHKGLKAFPLIVELKRKTEESAREEVLKTIAKIDSIEKSGLGKEERDKVIENLARTLIGKFLHTPVTKLKQDAANAPNQISYVEIVRSLFELSGTSVESSEDENQNRKQG; from the coding sequence ATGAGCACTGTTGTTGTCTGCGGAATAAGTCATAAAACCTCTCCGATTGAGGAGCGGGAAAGAATATCATTTGTCGGTGAAATGCCGCTGTCAGCCCCCTTGCTATCGCTTGTGTCAAAACCGGCAATCAACGAATGCGTGATAGTTTCAACCTGCAACAGGGTGGAGATATACGCGGTTTGCGAAAATAACAGCGAGTGTTTTGACAAAATTTCAGAATTTCTTTGCGAATTCAATGACACGATTCAGAGCGATTTCATTGAAAAAAAGTTTTATTTCCGTGAGGGGACGGACGCCGTATGCCATCTCCATAGAGTAGCGGCGGGAATGGATTCAATGGTGGTCGGCGAGCCGCAGATTCTCGGGCAATTAAAACGCGCTTATGAAACCGCGCTTGAAAACCGCACGGTCGGCACGGTTCTTAACAAACTTTTTCAAAGTTCATTCGCGACCACAAAAAAAATAAAAAATGAAACCGGAGTCGGCTCGCATATGGTTTCAGTCAGTTCCGTTGCCGCAAAACTTGCGAGAAACATTTTCGGCGAAATTGAAAAATGCTCCGTGATGATAGTGGGGACGGGCGAAGCCGCTCAAGACGCGGCGGTTCAACTCGCGAAAAGAGGAGCGGGGCAAATCAGAATCGCAGCGAGAAACTCCATAGAAGCGGCAAAACTCGCCTCATCTCTCGGTGCTGAAACGCTCACGCTCGGAGAAATCGGTTTGTGGCTGAGAAAAACCGACATTGTTATTTCCGCAACCGGATCGGCGGGCTACATCTTAAAACATGGAGACCTTTCGGACACCATGAAACTTAGAAAAAACAAGCCCGTTTCATTAATTGACATCGCTTTCCCCAGAGACATTGATCCGAAAGTCCGCAACATTGAAGGCGTTTTCCTCTACGACATGGACGACCTGCGCAACATTATTGACAACAATCTTGACAGTATGCGCAAGAGCCTTGACCGGGCGGAGGAAATGATAAAAAACGCCGGCGAAAAGTTTGTTTTCTGGCATAAGGGACTCAAAGCGTTTCCGCTTATTGTGGAACTTAAAAGAAAAACCGAAGAGTCCGCGCGTGAAGAGGTTTTGAAAACAATCGCGAAGATTGACTCCATTGAAAAATCAGGACTCGGCAAAGAGGAACGGGACAAAGTGATTGAAAATCTGGCTCGCACGCTGATCGGAAAATTTCTGCACACCCCCGTTACAAAACTGAAACAAGACGCCGCGAACGCGCCTAATCAAATTTCCTATGTTGAAATCGTGAGAAGCCTTTTTGAGTTGTCGGGAACCTCCGTGGAGTCATCCGAAGATGAAAATCAAAATCGGAAGCAGGGGTAG
- the folE gene encoding GTP cyclohydrolase I FolE, with protein sequence MGIKKAVKEILTEIGEDCSREGLQDTPERIEKMLNEITIGYNQDPIEIARKAIYEIDYDEMVVVKDVEFYSMCEHHMLPFFGRCHVAYIPNKKIIGLSKIPRIIEVFSRRLQVQERLTVQIANLLKEALSPKGVAVVMKGYHLCMAMRGVEKSRANMITSSMNGLFRSDERSRAEFLNLVGENGL encoded by the coding sequence ATGGGAATTAAGAAAGCGGTAAAGGAAATTCTCACGGAGATTGGAGAAGACTGTTCAAGGGAAGGGCTTCAGGACACTCCGGAGCGCATTGAGAAAATGCTCAATGAAATAACAATTGGATACAATCAGGATCCGATTGAGATCGCCCGTAAAGCCATTTACGAGATAGATTACGATGAAATGGTCGTTGTAAAGGACGTGGAATTCTACAGTATGTGCGAACACCATATGTTGCCATTCTTCGGAAGATGTCATGTTGCGTATATCCCAAACAAAAAAATTATTGGTTTAAGTAAGATACCTCGTATTATTGAAGTGTTTTCAAGACGTTTGCAGGTTCAGGAAAGGCTGACCGTTCAGATAGCAAACCTGTTGAAGGAGGCGCTTTCACCCAAAGGTGTGGCGGTAGTCATGAAAGGATATCATCTGTGCATGGCAATGCGGGGAGTGGAAAAATCAAGGGCAAACATGATAACAAGTTCAATGAACGGGCTGTTCAGAAGCGATGAGAGGTCTCGTGCGGAGTTTTTGAACCTCGTTGGCGAAAATGGCCTATAG
- a CDS encoding NADH-quinone oxidoreductase subunit M, translating into MSYISTLFEGNLTLITFLPLAAVCLLVLCSVPARISDRFFKTAALCVSIAVFLLSIPLFINFSPETMGLQFRQTAEWFPELGIQYDIGVDWLSVTLVLLTTFITPFAILSSWNTAVKVKEFFSLILIIETAIIGTLVSADMVLFFIFWEAALIPLYFLIGVWGTERRVYAAIKFFIYTAFGSALMFGAIFYLYAAHIDQFGSASMAIADLQKVSAPFDGLLSAQGLLFGAFLLAFAIKVPLVPFHTWLPDAHVEAPTAGSVILAGILLKLGIYGMLRFLFPFFPDASAVFMPALSIAAIVGVIYGAMVAYAQKDLKKLVAYSSVSHMGIIALGITLPNVQGLQGGIFHMLAHGISTGALFILVGMIYERRHTKKISEFGGVASSMPLFTAFFILSALASIGLPLLNGFVGEFLVLLGAFKENYLYAIFAGSGIIFGAVYMLKAVQKVFFGPLDKADNMALSDINKRETAVLLPIAAIIILMGVYPQPLLSRIEPGAKQFIAQFNADAGGKNQMVEKNGN; encoded by the coding sequence GTGTCATATATCAGCACACTGTTTGAGGGCAATTTGACCCTTATCACTTTTCTGCCGCTTGCGGCGGTTTGCCTTCTTGTTCTCTGCTCCGTACCGGCGCGGATTTCGGACAGATTTTTCAAGACCGCAGCACTTTGCGTGAGCATCGCGGTTTTTCTTCTTTCAATTCCACTGTTTATAAATTTCTCTCCTGAAACTATGGGTTTACAGTTCCGCCAGACCGCCGAGTGGTTTCCCGAACTGGGAATACAATACGACATTGGCGTGGACTGGCTCAGCGTTACACTTGTGTTGCTCACAACGTTTATAACCCCTTTCGCAATTTTGAGTTCGTGGAACACGGCCGTAAAAGTGAAGGAGTTTTTCTCTCTTATTCTGATAATTGAAACCGCAATTATAGGAACGCTTGTTTCGGCGGACATGGTTCTGTTTTTCATTTTCTGGGAAGCCGCTCTTATTCCGCTTTATTTTCTCATAGGCGTTTGGGGAACGGAAAGGCGAGTTTACGCGGCTATCAAATTTTTTATCTACACGGCGTTTGGAAGCGCGCTGATGTTCGGCGCGATTTTTTATCTTTACGCGGCGCACATAGATCAGTTTGGAAGCGCATCAATGGCAATTGCGGATTTGCAAAAAGTTTCGGCGCCTTTTGACGGATTACTCAGTGCGCAGGGACTTTTATTCGGCGCGTTTCTGCTCGCGTTTGCTATTAAGGTTCCGCTTGTGCCTTTTCACACATGGCTGCCGGACGCTCATGTTGAAGCGCCCACCGCGGGAAGTGTAATTCTTGCCGGAATTTTGTTAAAACTCGGAATTTACGGAATGTTGAGATTCTTGTTTCCGTTTTTTCCGGACGCGTCCGCGGTTTTTATGCCGGCTTTATCAATCGCCGCGATAGTAGGCGTTATCTATGGTGCGATGGTCGCCTATGCTCAGAAAGACCTTAAAAAACTTGTTGCGTATTCAAGTGTCAGCCATATGGGAATTATCGCGCTCGGCATAACTCTGCCCAATGTGCAGGGGCTTCAGGGCGGCATATTTCATATGCTCGCGCATGGAATTTCAACGGGCGCTCTGTTTATTCTGGTCGGAATGATTTACGAAAGAAGACATACGAAAAAAATAAGTGAATTCGGCGGAGTGGCGTCTTCAATGCCTTTGTTCACAGCATTTTTCATACTGTCCGCGCTTGCCTCTATCGGGTTGCCGCTACTTAACGGATTTGTCGGAGAGTTTCTCGTTCTGCTCGGCGCGTTCAAAGAAAACTATCTCTACGCCATATTTGCGGGGTCGGGAATTATCTTCGGAGCCGTCTATATGTTGAAAGCCGTTCAAAAAGTGTTTTTCGGTCCCCTGGACAAAGCGGATAACATGGCGCTCTCCGACATAAATAAAAGGGAAACAGCAGTGCTTTTGCCAATCGCGGCGATTATAATTTTAATGGGCGTGTATCCGCAACCGTTGTTATCACGGATTGAGCCGGGAGCGAAGCAGTTTATCGCGCAATTCAATGCGGATGCGGGTGGAAAAAATCAAATGGTAGAGAAAAATGGGAATTAA
- a CDS encoding AMP-binding protein yields MSFDYKALCDSWKWNIPRKFNIGVDCTDKNAANPDLALKSALTWEGGDGLVKQYTFADLKAVTNQIAGAFLSSGVSRGDRVMIMLENVPEFPFSFLAALKIGAVPIPASPMLVEDEAAHILEDSGAKAVVASAVTYERIDSARDRCPNLKTVFITGGGAPSRCVDLDELAGKSSAELEPADTLSEDIAYICYTSGTTGEPKGVVHAHRCVIGRDPAAFFWLGVADHPRVFHAGKLNWTYTLGAGCLDPWRHGCECVIYGGEYEPRKMFEIIEKHSANVFMAVPTVYRQMLRVAKDVPVPSLSRVSHCLSAGETLSEELFSAWKNELGVSLYNGLGMSEFSYYVSNMIGMEINPASPGKPQPGRKCFLADPETGKKVLDAREGVLVSAPNDPGIMLGYWNKPEETRAMFSPEGDFMSGDYFNADDDGYLLPLGRRDDMINSFGYRISPFEIEAALSKHGKVSDCAAVGIDAGGGKTITTAFVVAKEKADESRDLLKKELSGFLEKRLAGYKMPKEIVFTDSIPVTKNGKKKRGELRERFSAAD; encoded by the coding sequence ATGTCATTTGACTACAAAGCTCTTTGCGATTCATGGAAATGGAACATTCCGCGCAAGTTCAACATCGGAGTGGACTGCACGGATAAAAACGCGGCAAATCCCGATCTTGCCCTCAAGTCCGCGCTCACATGGGAAGGCGGCGACGGGCTTGTGAAGCAATACACCTTTGCCGATCTCAAAGCCGTTACAAATCAAATCGCGGGCGCTTTTCTTTCTTCAGGCGTGTCTCGCGGGGACAGAGTGATGATAATGCTTGAAAATGTTCCGGAGTTTCCTTTTTCATTCCTCGCCGCGCTCAAAATCGGCGCCGTTCCCATTCCGGCAAGTCCGATGCTTGTTGAAGACGAAGCGGCGCATATTCTTGAAGACAGCGGAGCAAAAGCGGTTGTCGCGTCCGCTGTTACATACGAACGGATTGATTCCGCACGCGACCGTTGCCCGAATTTGAAAACAGTTTTTATAACTGGAGGCGGGGCGCCCTCGCGATGCGTTGACCTTGACGAACTTGCGGGGAAATCCTCCGCCGAACTTGAACCCGCGGACACGCTTTCGGAAGATATTGCGTATATCTGCTACACGTCTGGAACCACAGGAGAGCCGAAAGGGGTTGTTCACGCGCACCGGTGTGTTATCGGGCGCGACCCGGCGGCTTTTTTCTGGCTGGGGGTTGCTGACCACCCCAGGGTTTTTCACGCCGGCAAACTCAACTGGACTTACACTCTGGGCGCGGGATGCCTTGACCCCTGGCGGCACGGATGCGAGTGCGTGATTTACGGAGGCGAATACGAACCCCGGAAAATGTTTGAAATTATTGAAAAGCACAGCGCGAATGTTTTTATGGCGGTTCCAACCGTTTACAGGCAGATGCTCAGAGTGGCAAAAGACGTCCCCGTTCCGTCCCTTTCAAGGGTGAGCCACTGTTTGAGCGCGGGCGAAACTCTCAGTGAAGAGCTTTTTTCCGCGTGGAAAAACGAGTTGGGGGTTTCGCTTTATAACGGACTGGGAATGAGCGAATTCAGTTACTACGTTTCAAACATGATTGGCATGGAAATAAACCCCGCGTCTCCGGGGAAACCGCAGCCCGGCAGAAAGTGTTTTCTCGCGGACCCCGAAACCGGAAAAAAGGTCTTGGACGCGCGCGAAGGAGTTCTTGTTTCCGCTCCGAACGACCCCGGAATTATGCTGGGTTACTGGAACAAACCCGAAGAGACTCGCGCAATGTTTTCGCCGGAGGGCGATTTTATGAGCGGCGATTACTTTAACGCCGACGATGACGGCTATCTGCTGCCGCTTGGCAGAAGGGACGACATGATAAACAGTTTCGGTTACAGAATTTCGCCGTTTGAAATTGAAGCGGCTCTTTCAAAGCACGGCAAAGTTAGTGATTGCGCCGCCGTGGGAATTGACGCGGGTGGCGGGAAAACAATCACAACCGCTTTTGTTGTCGCGAAGGAAAAGGCGGACGAATCGCGCGACTTGCTTAAAAAAGAGTTGAGCGGTTTTCTGGAAAAGCGTCTCGCCGGATACAAAATGCCGAAAGAAATTGTTTTTACGGACTCAATTCCTGTTACCAAAAACGGAAAGAAAAAACGCGGCGAATTGCGCGAGCGGTTCAGCGCCGCCGATTAA
- a CDS encoding LLM class flavin-dependent oxidoreductase, protein MAKVATISPVWGCGVDDLRDLAREAENAGFEAIFSPEVPPYSAISNAQVFAEATSTIKVGTWITNIFMRKPVICAAEALTVQEVSGGRMVLGLGVSHKPVNDKFGIDMGNPVEKMEEYISELRPILDGSSELLTIKRDLPDFPVHIAGLTNSAAHLAGKAADGLMPYMSPPEYVKQLKEQVAEGAKEAGRDPSEIEITNGIPSFISDSLEDAIKAAKMGLSGYARFPFYQRLIKNIGHGDVVEKIQAGEKPHEVFTDELVDAVALVGPAARCREQLEAHREAGVELPIIVPGAVGKQSNVEVMKITCAAYSG, encoded by the coding sequence ATGGCAAAAGTAGCAACTATTTCCCCCGTATGGGGCTGTGGAGTCGATGATTTAAGAGATCTCGCACGCGAAGCGGAGAATGCGGGTTTCGAAGCGATTTTCTCGCCTGAAGTTCCGCCTTACAGCGCGATTTCCAACGCACAGGTGTTCGCCGAAGCAACTTCAACAATTAAAGTCGGCACGTGGATAACAAACATATTTATGCGCAAACCCGTCATCTGCGCCGCTGAAGCGCTTACCGTTCAGGAGGTTTCGGGCGGAAGAATGGTGCTTGGCCTCGGAGTGAGCCACAAGCCCGTCAATGACAAATTCGGAATAGATATGGGCAATCCGGTTGAGAAGATGGAAGAATACATTTCCGAACTCAGACCCATTTTGGACGGCTCCTCGGAGCTGTTGACAATCAAACGCGACCTTCCGGACTTTCCCGTTCACATAGCCGGGTTGACAAACTCCGCGGCGCATCTGGCGGGCAAAGCGGCGGACGGGCTTATGCCGTATATGTCTCCGCCTGAATATGTTAAGCAGTTAAAAGAGCAGGTCGCGGAGGGAGCAAAAGAAGCGGGAAGAGACCCCTCGGAAATTGAAATCACCAACGGAATTCCCTCATTTATTTCAGACAGTCTGGAAGACGCCATCAAAGCCGCAAAAATGGGGCTTTCCGGTTACGCACGCTTTCCGTTTTACCAGCGTCTCATAAAAAACATCGGACACGGCGACGTGGTTGAAAAAATTCAGGCGGGCGAAAAACCGCATGAGGTTTTCACAGACGAATTGGTTGACGCTGTCGCGCTTGTGGGCCCAGCGGCGCGTTGCAGAGAACAGCTTGAAGCGCACAGAGAAGCGGGGGTTGAACTTCCAATTATTGTGCCGGGCGCGGTTGGAAAACAGAGCAACGTTGAGGTGATGAAAATCACCTGCGCGGCGTATTCCGGCTGA
- the hflX gene encoding GTPase HflX produces the protein MTPEFSSALCRASEAVKRNVAVLLNKKGRVAAVFEGNCGDFELASFFRRYRDTGRGVRNFRLILTHADGRGLTDNEKFTLINERLEIVGVVQMRGDGADKFEFAYPLVPATERNDSEKWKIVEFSDCSNVNFDIESALEPVKNRRFVPLNPRRKNIEHIFLIAMGRSQKEAETSLQELETLAVSAGKKILGSRVHILKRSKKSVGNTVLGEKKLTDFLLLAKHEAAGAVIFDTELAPSEISEIQSRTDMRIVDRTQLILEIFSLRASSKEGKLQVKLAELKYALPRLSGSGIQMSQPGAGIGTRGPGEKALEKERRQLRKRIRDLEKQMEAISGRRERTRANRMRGNTEIVSLAGYTNAGKSTLFSALTKEDTEIADKMFSTLGTKTRRMYSPRNSTILLTDTVGFIKDLPKDLAMAFRATLEELGKADLLLHVADAGDLDVENKIESVESILDSMGFGEVPRLLVFNKTDIAPLQKLRDLSVIYPKAIFVSAAARDNLGEIAARADKILKDRKQNYSLAI, from the coding sequence ATGACGCCGGAATTCAGTTCCGCGCTTTGCAGGGCATCGGAGGCGGTCAAAAGGAACGTGGCGGTTCTGCTCAATAAAAAAGGCAGAGTGGCGGCGGTTTTCGAGGGAAATTGCGGCGATTTTGAACTCGCGTCGTTCTTCAGAAGGTATCGTGACACCGGGCGCGGAGTCAGAAACTTCCGGCTCATTCTCACACATGCCGACGGGCGCGGACTTACGGACAACGAGAAATTCACGCTTATAAACGAACGGCTTGAAATCGTGGGAGTTGTTCAGATGAGAGGCGATGGCGCGGACAAGTTCGAGTTTGCCTACCCTCTTGTTCCTGCCACGGAGCGCAACGATTCTGAAAAATGGAAAATCGTGGAGTTTTCCGATTGCTCAAATGTCAATTTTGATATTGAAAGCGCCCTTGAACCGGTAAAAAACAGACGTTTTGTCCCGCTGAATCCGCGTCGCAAAAACATAGAGCACATTTTTCTCATCGCGATGGGGCGTTCGCAGAAAGAAGCAGAAACATCATTGCAAGAACTTGAGACCCTTGCCGTTTCCGCCGGAAAAAAGATTCTGGGCTCGCGCGTTCACATTCTCAAACGGTCAAAAAAATCCGTTGGCAACACTGTTCTTGGAGAGAAAAAATTGACTGATTTCCTTTTGCTCGCTAAACACGAAGCCGCGGGCGCGGTGATTTTTGACACCGAACTTGCGCCATCTGAAATTTCCGAAATACAAAGCCGCACGGATATGAGAATTGTTGACCGGACGCAACTCATACTTGAGATATTTTCCCTGCGGGCTTCCTCAAAAGAGGGAAAATTGCAGGTCAAACTCGCGGAACTCAAATACGCCCTGCCCCGTCTTTCGGGAAGCGGAATTCAGATGTCGCAGCCCGGCGCGGGAATTGGAACAAGAGGTCCCGGGGAGAAAGCGCTTGAAAAGGAAAGAAGGCAACTCAGAAAACGGATAAGGGATTTGGAGAAGCAGATGGAGGCGATATCCGGCAGGAGAGAGCGGACGCGGGCGAACCGCATGAGAGGAAACACGGAGATTGTTTCGCTTGCGGGCTACACAAACGCGGGCAAATCCACTCTGTTTTCCGCTTTGACAAAAGAGGACACGGAAATCGCGGACAAGATGTTTTCCACGCTCGGAACAAAAACCCGCAGGATGTATTCGCCGCGGAACTCCACCATTCTTCTCACCGACACGGTCGGTTTTATTAAAGACCTTCCCAAAGATCTGGCGATGGCGTTCAGGGCGACTTTGGAAGAGCTGGGCAAAGCCGATTTACTGCTTCACGTGGCGGATGCGGGCGATTTGGACGTTGAGAACAAAATAGAATCCGTTGAATCCATACTTGATTCAATGGGATTTGGCGAAGTTCCCAGACTGCTTGTGTTTAACAAAACCGACATTGCTCCCCTTCAAAAACTAAGAGACCTTTCCGTGATTTATCCCAAAGCCATTTTCGTTTCCGCAGCCGCGCGGGACAATCTCGGCGAGATAGCGGCACGCGCGGACAAGATTTTAAAAGACCGCAAACAAAACTACTCTCTTGCGATATAA
- a CDS encoding M20/M25/M40 family metallo-hydrolase produces MMISYERMSDHLMSIIRIDSESRFEKDVALVLEKEMKEIGGECFYDDCGEKVGGNTGNLIVKIKGNTDAPPFFLCSHMDTVAPGKGIKPSIKDGIMRSDGTTILGSDDKSGVSIIVEVVRSLKERDLPHGDIEIAFMICEEVGLLGAKFIDCSVFESSYGIVLDSSTPDRLVLKCPASDRIKVKITGVEAHAGLCPEDGVSAIEIASKAIAKMNLGRIDSETTANIGTISGGSAINIVPGETEVIGEARSHNTEKLAVQMDHMRKCFEKASTEVCGDTSAVQIEQEHIYFPMDVPPSSEIAKMVEETANNLGHPVALHTSGGGCDANYINGKGIQCVNLGTGMYDLHTVDEHLVIEEFNRSADIVLRTIMKNAGHQN; encoded by the coding sequence ATGATGATTTCATACGAAAGAATGTCCGACCACTTGATGAGCATCATCCGCATAGACAGCGAGTCGCGTTTTGAAAAAGATGTCGCGCTTGTTCTGGAAAAGGAAATGAAGGAGATAGGCGGCGAATGTTTTTATGACGATTGCGGCGAAAAAGTCGGCGGAAACACGGGCAATCTGATTGTCAAAATTAAAGGCAATACGGACGCGCCGCCGTTTTTCCTTTGCTCGCATATGGACACGGTCGCTCCCGGAAAAGGCATAAAGCCCTCAATTAAAGACGGCATTATGAGAAGCGACGGAACCACAATTCTCGGTAGCGACGACAAAAGCGGAGTTTCCATAATTGTTGAAGTGGTTCGTTCCCTCAAAGAGCGCGACCTGCCCCACGGCGATATTGAAATAGCGTTCATGATATGCGAGGAAGTCGGGCTTTTGGGGGCAAAATTCATTGACTGTTCGGTTTTTGAATCCTCTTACGGAATTGTTCTGGACAGCAGCACTCCCGACCGTCTTGTTCTGAAATGCCCGGCTTCAGACAGAATCAAGGTCAAAATCACCGGTGTTGAGGCGCACGCGGGGCTGTGCCCCGAAGACGGGGTCAGCGCTATAGAGATTGCGTCAAAAGCCATAGCAAAAATGAATTTGGGAAGAATAGATTCTGAAACCACCGCGAACATCGGCACAATTTCGGGCGGAAGCGCGATAAACATTGTTCCGGGCGAGACCGAAGTTATCGGCGAGGCGAGAAGCCACAACACCGAAAAACTCGCGGTGCAAATGGACCATATGAGGAAATGTTTTGAGAAAGCGTCAACTGAAGTTTGCGGCGATACTTCCGCCGTGCAAATTGAACAGGAACACATTTACTTTCCGATGGACGTTCCCCCTTCGTCCGAAATCGCGAAAATGGTTGAGGAAACTGCAAACAATCTCGGTCATCCGGTTGCTCTTCACACAAGCGGCGGCGGTTGCGACGCGAACTACATCAATGGCAAGGGAATTCAATGTGTAAATCTGGGAACGGGAATGTATGATCTTCACACTGTTGACGAGCATCTTGTTATTGAAGAGTTCAACAGGTCAGCAGACATTGTTCTCCGCACCATTATGAAAAATGCCGGACACCAAAACTAA
- the mtaB gene encoding tRNA (N(6)-L-threonylcarbamoyladenosine(37)-C(2))-methylthiotransferase MtaB has product MAQVNSKDAQRKISVVTLGCKANQYDTAAMLGRLPRSRYEINGNFTDKANVYVIDSCTVTGKADSEARNYARRAKKSNPRGVVVVTGCYAQVSPEEIASLKDVDYVIGNSHKFPALSEIVRKGKSQKNARVFVSDLFSDKKRKFESPGIKNFPERTRAFLKIQDGCNYACSFCIIPRARGRSRSLAPDEVLKRLETLYSNGYRETVLTGIHLASYGTDIGASLVEMIRKIENCSRPLPKIRLSSLDPADMSDELIRLCADSESVCKSFHVSLQSGDGDVLKKMRRRYSPGHFMDCADLIRREMPDASIGTDIMVGFPGETERQFQNTFEVARDSELTYFHVFPYSIRKNTSACVMDGQVSKEVKKRRSLEMRELGAVKKQSFYESFIGRTLPAISETRSICMTDNYIPVAVDDSNLKAGVNLKVRIDSVCGEKAKGCVRSFC; this is encoded by the coding sequence ATGGCGCAGGTAAATTCAAAAGACGCACAGCGCAAAATCTCGGTGGTAACGCTGGGATGCAAAGCGAACCAATATGACACCGCCGCGATGCTCGGGAGGCTTCCGCGAAGCAGATATGAAATCAACGGAAACTTCACCGACAAAGCCAATGTTTACGTGATTGACAGTTGCACCGTAACTGGCAAGGCGGACTCCGAAGCGAGGAATTACGCACGGCGGGCGAAGAAATCAAATCCCCGTGGAGTTGTCGTGGTAACCGGTTGCTACGCGCAAGTGTCGCCCGAAGAAATCGCTTCTCTCAAAGACGTTGACTACGTGATCGGAAATTCTCATAAATTTCCCGCGCTCTCGGAGATAGTCAGGAAAGGCAAGTCGCAGAAAAACGCGCGGGTTTTTGTGTCGGATCTTTTTTCGGACAAGAAAAGAAAGTTTGAATCACCGGGAATAAAAAACTTTCCCGAACGCACGAGGGCTTTTTTGAAAATTCAGGATGGCTGTAACTACGCTTGCAGTTTCTGCATAATTCCGAGAGCGCGGGGAAGGTCGCGGAGTTTGGCGCCGGATGAGGTTTTGAAACGGCTTGAGACTCTTTACTCAAACGGCTACAGGGAAACGGTTCTGACGGGAATTCACCTTGCGAGTTACGGAACCGACATAGGCGCGTCTCTGGTGGAAATGATTCGGAAGATTGAAAACTGTTCCCGCCCGTTGCCGAAAATACGTTTGAGTTCGCTTGACCCCGCCGACATGAGCGATGAACTGATACGGCTTTGCGCGGATTCTGAGTCCGTCTGCAAAAGTTTTCATGTTTCCCTTCAAAGCGGAGACGGAGACGTTTTGAAAAAAATGAGACGCCGTTATTCACCCGGGCATTTTATGGATTGCGCGGATTTGATAAGGCGTGAAATGCCGGACGCCTCAATCGGAACCGACATTATGGTCGGCTTTCCCGGCGAAACCGAACGCCAGTTTCAAAACACCTTTGAGGTCGCGCGCGATTCCGAACTCACATATTTCCACGTTTTCCCTTATTCAATTAGAAAAAACACCTCCGCTTGCGTGATGGACGGGCAGGTTTCCAAAGAGGTTAAAAAACGCAGAAGTCTTGAAATGCGCGAACTTGGAGCCGTGAAAAAGCAAAGTTTCTATGAAAGTTTCATCGGCAGAACTCTTCCGGCGATATCCGAAACCCGGTCAATCTGCATGACGGACAACTATATACCCGTTGCGGTTGACGACTCAAACCTGAAGGCGGGCGTCAATTTAAAAGTGAGAATAGATTCGGTCTGCGGAGAAAAGGCGAAAGGATGCGTCCGCTCATTCTGCTGA